One stretch of Chryseobacterium indologenes DNA includes these proteins:
- a CDS encoding acetyl-CoA C-acyltransferase, producing the protein MKEVFIIAAKRTPIGGFMGSLSGFKAPQLGAMAIQNTYESAGVSPEHIDSVYMGNVLSAGVGQSPARQAAIFSKIPVDKDATTVNKVCASGMKSAIIGAQQIQLGLENLVITGGMESMSNVPHYNDLRNGKKLGDSTLTDGLIKDGLWDVYHNFHMGSAAELGVKKYGLTRQQLDDYALTSYKRAQEAAAGKKFNAELFSLTIEGKKGITIIDRDEDIDKLIPEKISLLKPAFENDGMLTAANSSNLNDGAAAILLGSSQAVQEYNLKPLAKIVAYADAAQSPEWFTTSPSVAIQKVLKSTRLSLSDIDYFEINEAYSSVILSNQQILGYDLDKVNVYGGAVALGHPIGASGARIMATLVNVLYQEGGRYGIAAICNGGGGASAILIENLN; encoded by the coding sequence ATGAAAGAAGTATTTATCATTGCAGCAAAAAGAACTCCGATTGGAGGCTTTATGGGAAGTTTATCTGGTTTTAAAGCGCCTCAACTGGGTGCTATGGCTATACAGAATACTTATGAAAGTGCAGGGGTTTCTCCGGAACATATAGACAGTGTATATATGGGGAATGTGCTGAGTGCAGGTGTGGGACAGTCTCCAGCGAGGCAAGCTGCCATTTTTTCAAAAATTCCGGTAGATAAAGATGCAACTACTGTCAATAAAGTATGCGCTTCCGGAATGAAATCGGCAATAATCGGAGCACAGCAAATTCAGCTTGGATTGGAGAATCTTGTCATAACAGGCGGAATGGAAAGTATGAGCAATGTACCACATTATAATGATCTTCGAAATGGGAAAAAATTAGGAGATTCAACACTTACAGATGGCCTGATTAAAGATGGTCTGTGGGATGTGTATCATAATTTTCACATGGGAAGCGCTGCCGAATTAGGGGTGAAAAAATACGGTTTAACAAGGCAACAGCTGGATGATTATGCATTAACATCTTATAAAAGAGCTCAGGAAGCAGCAGCTGGGAAGAAGTTCAATGCAGAACTATTTAGCCTTACAATTGAAGGAAAGAAAGGAATCACAATTATTGACAGAGATGAGGACATTGATAAACTTATTCCTGAGAAAATATCTCTCCTGAAACCTGCCTTTGAAAATGACGGGATGCTCACCGCTGCTAATTCAAGTAATCTGAATGATGGAGCAGCAGCAATATTGCTTGGTTCCTCTCAGGCTGTACAAGAATATAATCTTAAGCCATTGGCTAAAATTGTAGCGTATGCGGATGCCGCTCAATCTCCGGAATGGTTTACCACTTCTCCATCTGTTGCCATTCAAAAAGTTTTGAAAAGCACTCGACTTAGCCTGTCTGATATTGATTATTTTGAAATTAATGAAGCTTATTCTTCTGTAATTTTATCCAATCAGCAGATTCTGGGATATGATTTGGATAAGGTCAATGTGTATGGAGGGGCTGTGGCATTGGGACATCCGATCGGAGCTTCAGGAGCGAGAATTATGGCAACTCTGGTGAATGTCTTGTACCAGGAAGGGGGGCGCTATGGTATTGCTGCAATATGTAACGGAGGTGGAGGAGCCTCGGCAATTCTTATTGAAAACCTGAATTAG
- a CDS encoding M28 family metallopeptidase: protein MKKLLVPLLALTLMTSCGTAQVADSPSTNRVSGKPDKAFTNAYKMIKADDLKKNLYVIASDEMEGRDTGSKGQKKAGEYIVNYYKNLGISYPKALGSYYQKVPSDFMKKRGGGNLPDSENILAFIEGSEKPEEIVVVSAHYDHVGTKNGVVYNGADDDGSGTVAVMEMAKAFQEAKKAGKGPKRSVLFLHVTGEEHGLFGSEYYTDNPVFPLANTVVDLNIDMIGRDDPENRGKQYVYVIGSDMLSSQLKVINEEANRKTNNLELNYKYDDLNDPQQLYYRSDHYNFAKNNVPVAFFFDGIHEDYHKPTDDPEKIDYKLLEKRTQLVFTTAWDVANRAERIVVDKK from the coding sequence ATGAAAAAACTACTTGTACCGCTATTGGCTCTTACTCTGATGACGAGTTGCGGAACAGCACAGGTTGCTGATAGCCCATCTACAAATCGTGTTTCCGGAAAACCGGATAAGGCGTTTACCAATGCTTACAAAATGATTAAGGCAGACGATTTAAAGAAAAACCTGTATGTTATTGCGTCAGATGAGATGGAAGGTAGAGATACGGGAAGTAAGGGACAGAAAAAAGCGGGAGAGTATATTGTTAATTATTATAAAAATCTAGGAATTTCTTACCCAAAAGCTCTAGGTTCTTATTATCAGAAAGTCCCTTCGGATTTTATGAAAAAAAGAGGTGGTGGTAACCTTCCGGATTCTGAAAATATCCTGGCTTTCATCGAGGGAAGTGAAAAACCTGAAGAAATTGTAGTGGTTTCTGCTCATTATGACCATGTAGGAACAAAAAATGGAGTCGTTTATAACGGGGCTGACGACGACGGAAGCGGAACCGTAGCTGTGATGGAAATGGCTAAAGCTTTCCAGGAAGCTAAAAAAGCAGGTAAAGGCCCTAAAAGATCAGTTCTGTTTCTTCATGTAACAGGAGAAGAACATGGCTTATTTGGTTCAGAATATTATACAGATAACCCTGTTTTTCCATTAGCAAATACCGTCGTTGACCTTAATATTGATATGATTGGACGTGATGATCCCGAAAACAGAGGAAAACAATATGTTTATGTAATAGGTTCTGATATGTTAAGTTCTCAGCTTAAGGTAATTAATGAGGAAGCCAACAGGAAAACCAATAATTTGGAATTGAACTACAAATATGATGATCTTAACGATCCTCAACAGTTATACTACCGTTCAGACCACTATAACTTTGCGAAGAACAATGTTCCGGTAGCATTCTTCTTTGACGGAATTCATGAAGATTATCATAAACCTACGGATGATCCTGAAAAGATTGATTATAAATTATTGGAGAAAAGAACTCAGTTAGTTTTTACTACTGCTTGGGATGTTGCCAACAGAGCTGAACGAATTGTGGTAGATAAGAAATAA
- a CDS encoding endonuclease V — protein sequence MIYAFDTYYYEDYANTVCIAFEDWKSDREVEVFTEQTSITSEYESGAFYKRELPCILSLLNKIVVKEGDIIIVDGYVTLDDEGKIGLGGHLYEALQEKHPVIGIAKNGFTTPDSQRRNVLRGDSKTPLFVTAKGINVDQVKEDVERMHGPYRIPTLLKKLDQLSRE from the coding sequence ATGATTTACGCATTTGATACTTACTATTATGAAGACTATGCCAATACTGTTTGTATTGCATTTGAAGACTGGAAATCCGATCGGGAAGTAGAAGTTTTTACAGAACAGACATCTATCACATCAGAATATGAAAGTGGTGCCTTCTATAAAAGAGAGCTGCCATGTATTCTGAGTCTATTGAATAAAATAGTTGTAAAGGAAGGAGATATTATCATTGTTGATGGATATGTTACTCTTGATGATGAGGGAAAGATAGGTTTGGGCGGGCATCTTTATGAAGCTCTGCAGGAAAAACATCCGGTAATAGGAATTGCCAAAAATGGATTTACAACACCAGATTCCCAGAGAAGAAATGTTTTGCGTGGTGATAGTAAAACCCCACTTTTCGTTACCGCAAAAGGAATCAATGTAGATCAGGTGAAGGAAGATGTAGAACGTATGCATGGTCCTTACAGGATTCCTACCTTATTGAAAAAGCTGGATCAGCTAAGCAGAGAATAA
- a CDS encoding aminotransferase class I/II-fold pyridoxal phosphate-dependent enzyme — MKEISRFTHYSFFTEISELATRHGSYDLSLGLPDFDIDERLKFFLKEAANLDTYHYEPLAGNPLLIENIIHFNSKRKNSLSLKVNEITIVPCATFALHTALKCILNQGDEIIIIQPSYYTYAPSVVMNGGIPVYYDLNDDFTINWDRLKSCISKKTKAIIINSPQNPTGKIWKQNDWKQLYEVISNREIYLISEEIYDTYCYDEAEHYSSFIHPELRKRTFCIFSFGKMFHTSGWKVSYMLASEELTTLFRNYQQYISYSANAPAQYALAKYLEIFDPLKNKTIMQKKRDIFNELLGETPLHIEQKTEGSVFQVVNFRKVSGTMTDVEFSKWLTIEKKVACLPLSAFYNSRQDSDYIRFSFAKKDEVIIQALEHLRKNL, encoded by the coding sequence ATGAAAGAAATTAGCAGGTTTACTCATTATTCCTTTTTTACCGAAATATCTGAACTGGCCACAAGACATGGAAGTTATGACCTTTCGTTAGGGTTGCCGGATTTTGATATTGATGAACGTCTGAAATTTTTTTTAAAAGAGGCCGCAAATCTTGATACCTATCATTATGAACCTCTTGCCGGAAATCCTTTATTAATTGAAAATATTATTCATTTTAACAGCAAAAGGAAAAACAGTTTATCTTTAAAAGTTAATGAAATAACGATTGTTCCTTGTGCAACCTTTGCTTTACATACCGCATTAAAATGTATTTTAAATCAAGGAGATGAGATTATAATAATTCAGCCTTCTTATTACACCTATGCACCTTCCGTGGTGATGAATGGAGGAATTCCTGTTTATTATGATCTGAATGACGACTTTACAATCAATTGGGACCGGTTGAAATCCTGTATTTCTAAAAAAACCAAAGCTATTATTATTAATTCCCCCCAAAATCCCACCGGAAAAATTTGGAAACAGAATGACTGGAAACAATTGTATGAAGTGATAAGCAACCGGGAAATTTATTTAATTTCTGAAGAGATTTATGACACTTATTGTTATGATGAAGCAGAGCATTACAGTTCATTTATTCATCCTGAACTTAGGAAAAGAACATTCTGCATCTTTTCATTTGGAAAAATGTTTCATACTTCAGGATGGAAAGTAAGCTACATGTTGGCTTCAGAAGAATTGACCACTTTATTCAGAAATTATCAGCAATATATTTCCTATAGTGCCAATGCACCTGCCCAATATGCTCTGGCAAAGTATCTGGAAATATTTGACCCATTGAAAAATAAAACAATCATGCAGAAAAAACGGGATATTTTCAATGAATTATTGGGTGAAACACCATTACATATTGAGCAAAAGACTGAAGGCAGTGTTTTCCAGGTTGTCAACTTCAGAAAAGTTTCCGGAACAATGACAGATGTAGAGTTTTCAAAATGGCTGACCATTGAGAAGAAGGTAGCCTGTCTCCCCCTTTCAGCTTTTTATAATTCCAGGCAGGATTCAGATTATATCCGTTTCAGCTTTGCTAAGAAGGATGAAGTGATTATTCAGGCATTGGAGCATCTGAGAAAAAATCTGTAA